TGGACGGATCATCACACGATTAACGATAGAGTCATTATCGGCAATCAACTCCGCATAAACATAACGGCTGTTTGCTACAGGCTGATGACTTGCTGCATCGACCAGATAAGCACGAAACCATATTTTCTCACCGGACAAATACATAGGCTTATCCAAATGCAGATGTAACTTTTCCTGGGGATACAATTCCCGCTGAATCTGAAGTTTACGCTCCACACCGCTTGTCGGTAATTGAGAAAAAGCAGGCAAACAAGAAAAAAACAGAATGATTAAAAGAAATGATTTCTTCATAAGCCACTGATATTTAGTACATCTACAAATATAAGATAAAAATATCACGTAACAAATCGGTTTCTTCATTGTTGTATCTAAGTCAACAATAAAACGAACGCCAACATGAGACTGTACAGATCATTATATCTTCTTCTGCTACTATTGGTTATGCATATAACGGGGCAGGCGCAATTGCAAAAGGCTATCAAGGATATTTTTTCGGCTGACGAAATAACGACGGAGCATGCCGACTCCGACTCTATCGATTCGTCCGAATTACAAAAATACGATGCGACTTTCAAGCTGAAAAGTGGACAGATACAGAAACTCGACTCGCTACGGAAAGAGTCGGTCGCCAAAGAGAAAGAGATGAAATATCACGACAGCTGGTGGCAGACGGGGAAACATATACTTTATTTCGTATTGGTATTGCTGGGGCAATTCCTGCTGTTCCGCCTATCTTCCTGGCTTTACAAGAAACTGAAAAACCGTATTCAGCAGTTGAAAGATACCAAACTGAAACCGATCTCCATACAGAATTATGAGATACTGGATACGCAGAAACAGGTCTCCCTATTGATCTTCCTGGCGAATATCCTCCGCTATTTCCTATTGTTCATCCTGCTGGTTTTAACGATACCGATCCTTTTCTCCATCTTCCCGCAGACAAAGGAACTGGCATATAAGATCGCCTATTATATCTGGAATCCCGTAAAAGATATCCTGGAAGGCATCCTCGGCTATATTCCTAATCTTTTCACGATCATCGTGATCTGCCTGGTTATAAAATACGTCATTAAGGGCATCCGGTATCTTGCCACGGAGATAGATGCGGGTAGGTTGAAGATTAACGGCTTTTATTCGGACTGGGCAATGCCGACCTATCATATTATCCGGTTCCTGTTGTATGCATTTATGATTGCGATGATCTATCCTTATCTGCCGGGAGCCAATTCGGGAGTCTTTCAGGGAGTATCTGTTTTTGTCGGGTTGATCGTCTCGCTCGGTTCCAGCACGGTGATCGGAAATATTATTGCCGGCTTCGTAATTACATATATGCGTGCCTTCAAGCAGGGCGACCGGATCAAACTGAACGATACGGTGGGCAATGTGATCGAAAAGACCGCCTTCGTCACCCGTCTGCGCACCATCAAGAATGAGATCGTGACGATACCGAACTCCTTCATCATGTCATCACAAACAGTCAACTATACATCGTCGGCACGCACCTACGGACTGATCATCCACTCGGAGGTAACGATCGGCTACGATGCTCCCTGGCGCAAGGTGCATCAACTTCTGATAGATGCCGCCAAAGCAACACCCGGCGTGATGCCTGAACCGGCTCCCTTCGTTCTCGAAACGGCCCTGAGCGACTTCTACCCTGTCTACCAGATCAACGCTTATATCCAGGAGGCGAACAATATGACGACCATCTATTCGGCCCTTCACCAGAATATTCAGGACTATTTCGATAAGGCTGGCGTAGAGATCATGTCGCCCCATTACACGGCGTTCCGGAATGGCAATGCTTCTACGATCCCCAAGGAAGAAGAGACGAAAACGAATTAAGCAGGCAAACTGCCTATCTGTTCCCTTTTCCATTTGACGAAACCGTCGATTGGTTTATCGAGTTGGAAAAGGAGACGGTCGTCAGCAACAGTTATCAAGACGGCGGAGGGAATCAAAGGGAGACGCATGTGGTCTACGTTGAAAGAGGCTTTCATAATGATTTCACAACCGTCATAAACAACCTCTTTGGCAAGGCTCACTGGAAAATCCTTTGCTACCAGATGGTATGCCGAACGCTCATAAGCGCACCAACAATCGTCTTCCAGGTAAAGGTAGACGTATTTGTCGTTATCTACTTCGTTAAAATAAATCAAGTCAATGTCTGTTACCTGTGTCATAAGTTGATTGTTTTTAGTAGAAAAACAGTACTATTTACCCTGATTTTACCGCTATTATCCGGTGATCGTATTCCTGTTGCAAGAGCCATTGCATTCGTTAGGCTAGGCAGAAGCTAGGTTTGGATGATTGTCAAAGGATAAAAATGCTAGAATCATAGTTCACGTAGGACTATGTCACAGTAAGAGAACAGACTTTTTATAGATGATAAACAAGAGATTTTGTCGCATGCAGACTCACTTTTCACCAAAATGAGGCAAAGTGTACATGAAAGCAGAACGGCTCCGAGAAAATTTCCGGATACCGAATGTGTACCGTCCTCTGTGAGACAGGCAAAAAAAAGATACAATCAGCGCCAGAAGCTATTTCAGGCAGGTCTTTACAAAATAAAGCCTAAGGATCAATTCTTTTAAAATAAATATATATCTTTGAACACAGAAAAACTTAGTCCTACGTGAACTACGTCCCCATTGCTGCCACTCCTTCCGCACAGCGTTCTCCATCGATCGCGGCGGAGACAATCCCTCCTGCATAACCTGCTCCTTCCCCGCAAGGGAAAAGTCCTTTTAGGGTAATATGCTGATACGTATCGCGATCACGAAGAATGCGAACAGGGGAAGACGTACGTGTCTCCACTCCTATCATCAGTGCTTCGTTGGTCAGGAAGCCTTTCGATGTTTTCCCGAAATAACGGAAACCATCCCGCAAACGGCTGGTTACAAATTCGGGCATCCAAAAATGAAGCGGTGAAGCCAGTAAACCGGGCGTATAAGATGACACAGGCAAGTCGAAGGAGTTTTTCTTATTGACGAAATCATTCATACGCTGTGCCGGAGCTGTCTGTTTCATGCCGCCGTTCAACCAGCAGACTTCCTCCAAACGCTCCTGAAAAGCCAGCAGGGCTAATGGAGAATCGGCAGGAACTGTCATTTCTTCCTGTTTCATCAGTTCGGAATAGTCTTCCGGACGGATCTCCACCACCATGCCGGAATTGGACCAGCGGGAGCCGCGATTAGACGGAGACATTCCATTGACAACAACCTGTTTAGGACCACTCGCCGCCGGCACTACGAATCCTCCCGGACACATGCAAAAAGAATAGACTCCCCGACCATTTGCCTGGGTTACAAAACTATACTCGGCTGCCGGAAGATACTTGCCTCTTCCCTCCCGCCGATGATACTGAATCTGGTCGATTAGTTCCTGCGGATGTTCCAGACGGACACCGACAGCGATACCTTTTGCTTCGATAGGAATCTGTTTCTCATAAAGATACCGGTAGACATCACGGGCAGAATGGCCTGTTGCCAGGATAACCGGACCATAAAAACTTTTACCTGTATGGGTTTCCACTCCGATCACTTCGTCTTTTTCGATGATCAAAGCATCCATACGGGTTTCAAAATGAACCTCTCCTCCACAGCGGATGATCTGCTCGCGGATATTCTCTATCACGCGGGGCAGTTTGTCCGTTCCGATATGCGGATGAGCATCGGCGAGAATGGAGGTACTCGCTCCATGCTGGCAGAAAACATTCAATATCTTATCTACCGATCCGCGTTTCTTGCTGCGGGTATATAGTTTTCCATCGGAATAAGCTCCTGCCCCACCTTCTCCGAAACTGTAATTCGATTCACTGTTTACCGTATGTTCACGGCTGATCAGAGCTATATCTTTCTTACGCTCACGTACATTCTTTCCTCTTTCAATGATGACCGGACGCAAACCCAATTCAATCAGGCGAAGGGCTGCGAACAAGCCTCCCGGACCGGCACCGACTACCACGACCTGTTTTCCAGCCGATACATCTTTATATTCTATAGACTGAAACTCCGGTTCTTCCGGTTGCTCGTTAATAAAAGCACGTAGTTTGACATTTACATAGATCGTACGCTGGCGGGCATCAATAGAGCGTTTCAGAACCCTGACAGCCTGTATCTCTTTCGGAGCAGCACCTGTCTCCCGGGCTACCACCTGTTTCAACGACTGCTCGTTTGCTGCCTCTTCCGGCAAAATGCGGAGTTGTAATTCTTGTATCATTATTTATTTCTTTGCTGATAAAAATGGGTATTTAACCGAACAATTGACGGAATGCCTCTTCGACCTTTTTGACCTGTATAATCTGTATTTTACATTTTGCCGTATCGAATCCTTTCAGATTATTATGAGGGATAATAATACGGGTAAAGCCTAGCTTCTCAGCTTCCAGGATGCGTTGCTCGATACGGTTGACCGGACGGATCTCTCCCGACAAACCGACTTCACCACACATGCACACACCTTGTTCGATACTGATATCGAGACTCGACGAAAGGATCGCACTGATAACAGCCAGGTCGATTGCCGGGTCGTTCACCTTCAATCCGCCCGCGATATTCAGAAAGACATCTTTCTGTATCAGCTTAAATCCGGCACGTTTCTCCAGGACAGCCAGGAGCATATTCATCCTCCGAAGATCGAACCCGGTCGCACTACGTTGCGGGGTTCCGTAAACAGCCGAACTGACCAAAGCCTGTGTCTCGATCAGGAAAGGGCGAATCCCTTCGATGGCAGCGGCAATCGCCACACCGCTCAGTCCTTCATGGTTTTGTGTCAACAGCAGTTCCGACGGGTTACTGACTTCACGCAAACCATCCTGGCGCATTTCGTAAATTCCCAGCTCCGCCGTACTGCCGAAGCGGTTCTTAATGCTTCGGAGGATACGGTACATATAATGCTGGTCACCCTCGAACTGAAGAACCGTATCGACGATATGTTCCAATACTTTTGGTCCGGCAATACTTCCTTCCTTATTAATATGCCCTATCAACAGGACAGGAACACCACTTTCTTTGGCATACTTCAAGATGGCAGCACTACACTCACGTACCTGCGACACGCTGCCGGGAGAAGATTCTACAAGCTCCGTATAGATTGTCTGAATAGAGTCTATGATCAATAAATCCGGTTGTACGTTACGTGCCTGGATAAAGATTTGTTCCAGATTGGTTTCACTAAGAATAAAACATTCCGGGTTTTCATGAGCGATACGATCGGCGCGAAGTTTCAGTTGCCGGCTGCTTTCCTCACCGGAGACATATAACGTTTTCAGATTGTTCAGCCTCAAAACCGTTTGCAAAACCAAAGTCGACTTACCGATACCCGGTTCACCGCCGATCAGTACCAATGAACCTTTAACCAAACCGCCTCCCAAGACACGGTTCAGCTCTTCGTCTTTCAAATCGATTCGTGTTTCTTCTTCGGATGTAATGTCGCGAAGCAGTACCGGACGGACTTTCCCTGTTTCTCTTATACCAGGAATAATCCGTTTTGCAGCAGGATCTTTAGTTGCTACGATCTCCTCCACATACGTATTCCACTCGCCGCAATTCGGACACTTACCGATCCATTTAGGAGAGTCTGCTCCACAATTGGAGCAGACATATACTGTTTTTGTCTTAGCCATACATCTTTAAGATTTGACGTAAAGATAGGAAAAGTTAGCCAAATAAGTCGAGTGTAAGTTGTTTCTTCTCCGCCTCCAGCTTACGCAGATGACGCTTGCCTTGCGGGGTAACGATTTCCATTTTATCGAAACGGGTACGGATCACGGTGGTCACCGTATAGCTGATGTTGACCGTCTCACCCAGCTCGCTTAATTTACGTGCGATCTCCAGTACGCAATCGATACACATTCCGCTCGTAAAAGAAATCTTTTCGTCGAACATCTGCTTTTTGAAATCTTCGTCACACATATAGAAGTCGATCGTCTCGCCCCCTTTGTTATAAATGCCTTTCCAACGGTAACGACTGTCTTTCAATACCGGCGAGATTATTTCAATCGTTGCTTTATTATCCTTGATAGTCGGCAGATCGTCCGAACGAAGGATAAAGTAATCGAACTGTTCTCGTTTCACTTCCAGAGAACCTGAACGAGCACGATTCTTGTCATTTAATTCCCGTACATTAATTTTCGTCACTTTGGGATATCCGCGCAACGCTTCATAGAAGTTGGATTTATATTTACAGAATTTCGGCCAGGAAGCCAACAGTTCTACCAATTCGCGAGGTATCAGAGCTCCCGCCTGCTTCAATTTAAGCGAACGTTTCAGGAGGGAGATCTCTTTCTGCATATCTTCCTCATCCGTATTGGTCCGGTCTACCAAAGGCTGCCCGCCGACAGACAAGGTCGGCCTTGTTAAAACCTGCATCAGAATATTTAATACTACCGAGATAGAGCGCGAACTCTCGCCTGCTATCGGCCATACGACCCGATATCCGCCTTCCTGTGAAAAGGGTTCACAATGGGCAGTCATCTTCACATCCAGCAGATCTGCCAGGACACGCAGCATGGAAAGTATCTCTTTCTCACACCGATGTTTAATCCAGGCATCCATATAAGCGGATTTATCGTTAAATGAATAACGTAGTTCAAGTTTGTTGTCAAACTTTATCATAAAGTCATCGTGTTATTTGTCCTAATTCCAGCTAATTATTTCACGGGGTGTTCTTTTGGCTTACGATCAAAGAACGGATTCTTCGAAGAAGCACTGACAGGGATAGCCATGACGCATTTACTATCCTCCCCCAGCCATCCCAAACGCTGCGCAGCCAGGCCGGCACTAAACATAACACGCGTATCCAGACGTAAATCGGAAGCCGTAGCACAAGCCGACCCGATGGCAATACCTAAATCCACTGAATTGATGGTACACGGCACTTCTGCCGGTTTCTCCACGCAGGTATCAAAACCACAATGTGCACAGTTCAAACCTTGCACCTGCTGGCGTGTACCAAGTATCACGACCGCTTCGGCACTCAGAACATTATCCGCATCACGTAAGAAAAACTTCAATCCGGTTTCAGCTGCCACCTTCAGCATCTCGTCAGACAAGCGTTGTATATCTTCGTCAGTAACCATTGCTATTTCTATAATATCGATTCCCTTCCCCTTGGGAGCCGTACGGGCAGCCGTCATCATCTGACGGACAGCCTCTAACACATGTTCGTGCCGTATTTCTCTTTCGTTCTGTATCATCTTTTTATTGGTTTAGCAGGAACAAAGATACACTTTTACTCGCTTTCGAGTTCAAGATTGGTCATCTTTTCTGTAATCATGAACGGATAATCGGGATATTCATACAGGCTGAAACGTGGTTCAGTCTTTCCCTCGCAATAATTCCAGATGCTGCGGTACTCCTTCACATCCTCTCCCATCTCTTCCAATTGCCGCAAATAGGCTGCCACCGACTTGTTCTCTACAATATATACCTGCCCCAATTTATTGATGATCGGGCTATGGCGACGACCGGTATCATGGTCAAACCTCAAGATACGTTTTCCTTCGGCTGTCAATCCTACAGTCTTAAATGTCATACTCTTGCCTATTGCCGGAAGATTCAGCACGTTACGATCTGTCGCAGCGAACAGCAAATGATTCTCACGCAGGAAATTATACAGCTTCCTGCCCAAAGGACGCTTGTTGGTCACTATATCGTCCAGTTCAGCCAATTTATCATCAGGAACTCTTCCGAAAATCTTTTCTTCATGCTGTTCCTGGAGTGAACGGCTGTTTGGTGTGAATACGGCATAATTTTCATGGAAGCCTTTCACAGAAAAGGTGTAATAACAGATCACCCCGACAGAGTTGAGTGTTTGCCGCAATTTAGCCGTATGTCCGCGACGGGAAGCAGCAACGGTATAAACCAGCTGGTTCGTAATCACCCAACCGGCATCGAGTATCGCTTTTATAGCACGTTTTGCTTCCGGAGTTACCTCCAAAGGAGACTGGAAATGTGTTTGGATAATGAACTGGGAAACTCCGACAGTCGATGCTTTTTCCTTGAACTCTCTAAGGACAGAGACCAGTTCGTCGGTTATTCGCAAAGGCAGATAGGCCAGCAAACGCGATCCCAGACGGACCCGCTGCAACTCGGCCAACTTCTCCCCTTCCGGACGCAATTCATTCGCTTTGCGCTTCCGGACAGCCATCTTATAGACGGCATCCAATATTTTACGTAATGTAGCGTTCTGGCTCATCAAAGCATCTCCGCCGGTGATCAGAATATCGCGCAGCTGGGCATCTTCTTCAAAATAATGCATCAAACGGCGTAACTTCTTATCCCATGTTTCTTTCGGCTTCAATGCTTCAAAATCAAAGTTAAGACGCTCGCTCTGAAAATCATACATACGCTGGCAGGAAGCACACAAACCACCGCAGGCACGCCCCATTGAATCAGGGATCAGGATAGCAACTTCCGGATAACGGCGGTGAATATTATGTCCTTCCGGCAATAGCCATCCGGCAGCATTCGGTTTACCGGCTTCCACTATATCTTCTTTTTCCCAGGCTTTTATACTTCCATAGGTATCGACCAATTCATTTGAATAAAGGATATATGAGCGGATTGCCTGGTCGTCATATCCATCTTTTTCCGGATTCAGCAAAGACAGGTAATAAGGGGTGACGAAAAATGGCATACCTTTCTTCCTAGCCCGTGCAAGCAGATGCATCATTTCTTCCGAAAGAGATTCTCCCAGGAAATAATTCAGTTCTGTCGGACTTTTGATTGCCAGAGACAAATGGAAACGTGCTGTATTCCACCATTCTTTCACCTGATCGTACTTTTCATCATAGGTCATTTCCGGTGAGAACTGAAAACGGGACGAAGGTGCATTCCTCCGCTCGATCTTACGGATCAGCCGCTTTATTATACGGTCTTTATTAGCCTCACGTATGGCAATAACATCTTCATCCAATCCTGTAGGCCAGCGATTCATCTGGCGTTTTACCAAAGCACGATCCGGTTCCGCCACTTCCGGATGCTCCAGCAACATGAACTGATGGTAAAGATCTATAAACAGGTCAGGCGAAACCTCTTCTGTTAATTTACCTGCCAGTAATTGCCAAAAATAAGTGATAGTCTGTATAGGCATCTCCTCACCGGTCGAAAGTTCATCTATCGGCGATCCGTCATATTCTATTAAAAGCAAAATACGCTTCGCCACGGCATTTCCCATATTACTGCCACCTCCGTTGATTTCAATCCGGGAAGAAACAAACGAGCGTAGAGCCTCCCTGAACAGTTTCACGTTCAGACTCTCTTCCGCCATTGTCACCAAATGAGGAAAGTCCCTGTTAAACACTCTGAGTAAATAAGAATTGTCGTACGTTAGTTCTTTTCTTTTAATCATAAACATCACTGCTTTTTAGATAGATTAGAATAATATGTGAATCATGCCGCTTACCTGGAGAGATTATGTCCGGGGATACATTACACTTGTCTACAAATATAATATTTTTAATCGGAAACGCATGAATTTTCACTTTTAAAACATCCTAATTGATAAAATTTCAAGAGCAAAATGACATTCTTATGAGCTTTTTATTACATTTTGATTTCATTTCCGGATTTATATAAGAAAGAGGATATTTTTACTTTTACATAAACCTTGAAAAATATGAGTTAGATTTTGTTTTTATCAAAAACTTTTTCTATCTTTGTAGAAAGTAATATTTGAGGCTAAAGCCTCTCATTTTAGGTAAAGGTATTGGTCATTATAAGTATTACGAAAAGTCTACTTGTGAAAGTAGACTTTTTTTTATTTCATTATAGTCGAAACCGGCTTAACTACGACAAATCAACCCATTAAAATTATAATATACTAAAAAAGGTCCTACAAATACCTTGTAGAACCTCTTATATTTTACCTGCAATCCGGTAATCTTGCGGAGAGACAGGGTAATGAACCCATCTCCTTATGTCGCTTTAATTCAACTCTTTATCAATATGTCAATGCCTTAGGGGGTACAATTTAGGTTTCAAAAAAGACGTTTATCTGTCGTCCTTTGACTGTTCATTGTCTGCCTAAAACTTCGGTTCAAAGATACTGCTTCTTTTTGGATTACGCAAATGTCTGAATATAAATGTTTCAGCTTAGGTGTAAGGTGCAAGCTATATATAGATATATACTTGCACCTTACACCTAAAGCAAGAATCGGGTTGCTCCCATAAAATCCTATTACGTAATTTGCGGCTATTTTATAAAATAACTCAATTATGCAATTTACAAGTAAAGAAATTCGTCATATCACATATCCAGTATTAATCAGCCTATTAATGCAACAACTGATAGGATTAACAGATACAGCATATTTAGGACGTGTAGGAGAAGTTGAATTAGGCGCATCGGCTGTAGCAAGTATGTATTATCTTGCCATTTATATGTTAGGGTTTGGTTTTAGTGTGGGTGCTCAAATTTTAATAGCCCGCCGTAATGGAGAAAAACAGTACCATCGCATAGGTGCTATTTTCATGCAAGGAACATTATTCTTATTAGTCATAGCAACCTGTGTATTCATCCTCTCAAAAGTTTATTCCCCGCAGTTACTACATTTGATGATAAAATCTAAAGATGTGTACTATGCCGCAATAGATTATATGGACTGGCGTGTATATGGCTTCTTTTTTTCTTTCATATCAGTGATGTTCCGTGCATTTTATATCGGTACAACACAGACAAAGACATTAACAATCAATTCTGTTGTTATGGTACTTACCAATATGATATTGAATTATATTTTAATCTTTGGTAAATTAGGATTTCCAGCTATGGGGATTGCTGGTGCAGCTATCGCCTCTTCTATCTCGGAAGCTGTATCGGTTATATTCTTTTGTATATACACTCACCAAAAGGTAAACTATAAACTATATAGGTTATTCCATTTTGCAGGCTTTAAAATAAAGACCCTGTTAGAAATATTGAATGTGTCTTTTTGGACAATGATTCAGTCATTTATATCTACTGGTTCATGGTTGGTCTTTTTCATTGCGATAGAACATCTTGGAGAACGTTCTCTTGCCATAACTAACATAGTACGGAATACTTCTGCTCTATTATTTATTTTTGTCAATGCTTTTGCATCTACAGGTAGTTCGCTTGTTAGCAATTTAATAGGGAATGGAGAAATTAAAAAGGTGATGCCACTATGCAACAACATAATTAGAAACTGCTATTGTTTTGTAATTCCATTGGCTATTATTATTGCGATATTTCCTACGATGTTCCTACGTATATATACAGATACTCCGGATTTGATAGCAAATGCCCTACCGTCACTTTGGGTAATGTTGTCGGCATATATAGTTGCTGTTCCGGCTTTTGTCTATTTCTTTGCAGTTTCGGGAACAGGCAGTACACGTTCAACCTTATTTATTGAGTTGTGCAGCCTATGTATATATGTCGGCTACATCGTATATATTGCGGTTTACCTAAAAATGGATGTTGCAATATGTTGGACTTCGGATATTGTTTATTATGCCATGATTTTCACTTCTTTTTTTTATCTATGGAAAGGCAACTGGCAAAATAAGAAAATCTAATGAAGTATCAATATAATATTTTGTGATATAACATTTTAGCATACAATAGCAAGAAATGGGTTGTAGGCATTAGTAGCAATCCCTATCTTTGCGCCTATTTCATATAGTACCGAGAGCGAACCATCTTTAGGATTTATCAAACATGGTTATTATGATTGAAAATATAAACTATACAAGAATTGAAAAAGCTATTCAATATTTGGTTGAGAACTTTAAGCAACAGCCAACATTAGATGAATTAGCACAATATATTGGCGTAAGTCCTTTTCATTTCCAACGAATATTCACGGAATGGGCAGGAATAAGCCCAAAGAAATTTTTGGAACATCTCACGATAGAAGCCTTGAAACAAGAGTTACAAGATACTTCCAACCTGATTGAAGCAGCCGAAAAAGTGGGGCTATCTGCCCAATCGAGAGTTTATGACTTATTTGTAAAAATAGAAGCCGTCACACCACAAGAGTACAAGAGCAAAGGAGCAGGTATTCGTTTTGAATATGGCTTTTCCGCAACTCCTTTTGGAGAATGTTTTATAGTTTCCACATCAAGAGGGATATGTGAAATGCAATTTTCAGATTGCGATAGAAACTCTCTAATAAATGAAATAAAGCACGGATGGGCAAATGCACAATTCTTTCAAAATGACGGGATGGCTCAAGAGATTGCAGAAAAGATTTTTTCGCCTTATGCAGAAAACAAATCACTTACGCTATGGTTGAAAGGAACTCCATTTCAAATAAAAGTTTGGAAGGCATTACTTGAAATTCCATTTGGAAGTGTAACATCTTATAGTCAAGTTGCCACAAATATAGGAGATACGCAATCAACCTTTGCTGTAAGAAGAGCCGTTGCGAATAATCCTGTGGGCTTTGTAATTCCTTGTCACAGAGTAATACGTAATACCGGAATTATAGGCGATTATCATTGGAAGAAAGAAAGAAAAGCAACTATCATCGGCTGGGAAAAAGCGATTAAGAATAAAACAATAAATAATATCTAAAAAGATTAATAATGATATTATCAGTAAGTCGTAGAACTGACATCCCTGCTTTTTATTCAGAATGGTTTATTAACCGTTTACGTGAAGAGTATGTGTTAATTCCTAATCCATATAATCCAAATCAGTTAAGCCGTATATCATTGTCTCCTCAAAAAATAGATTGTATTGTTTTTTGGACTAAAAACGCACTGCCATTACTAAGGAAATTAGATGTTATTGAAGATTTAGGATATAAAGATTATTATTTTGAATTTACAATTACAGCCTATGATGATAAAGTAGAAAAGTATCTTCCACAAAAAGAGAACGTTATAGAAGTATTTCAACGACTAAGCGATAGAGTTGGCACTAATCGGGTAGATTGGCGGTTCGATCCTATAATTATCAATAAACAGTTTACAGAAAGCTGGATATTAAATCGTTTTGAACAATTATGCAAATCGTTGGCAGGATATACGAATAAATGTATTATTAGTTTTATTGATATTTATAGGCATATCCGCCCAAATTTCACCGAAATACCTTTAACGGTGAAAGAAAATATAGTGGAAAATTTAGTGAATATTGCATCCGCCTATAATTTGAAACTTTATATGTGTAGCGAAAATCAAGATTACAGTTCGTATAGATTATACCATTCGACTTGCATTGATAAAGAAAAAATAGAAAGTATTATTGGCTGTAAGCTCAATGCTCGAAAAGATATTGGACAGAGAAAGAATTGCGGATGTATTGAAAGTATTGATATTGGAGTCTATAATACCTGTAAACATGGATGCAGTTATTGTTATGCTACTGCATATTCCACTATAAGTAGAAATGAAGAAATGCAATATAA
This is a stretch of genomic DNA from Parabacteroides chongii. It encodes these proteins:
- a CDS encoding mechanosensitive ion channel family protein, translating into MRLYRSLYLLLLLLVMHITGQAQLQKAIKDIFSADEITTEHADSDSIDSSELQKYDATFKLKSGQIQKLDSLRKESVAKEKEMKYHDSWWQTGKHILYFVLVLLGQFLLFRLSSWLYKKLKNRIQQLKDTKLKPISIQNYEILDTQKQVSLLIFLANILRYFLLFILLVLTIPILFSIFPQTKELAYKIAYYIWNPVKDILEGILGYIPNLFTIIVICLVIKYVIKGIRYLATEIDAGRLKINGFYSDWAMPTYHIIRFLLYAFMIAMIYPYLPGANSGVFQGVSVFVGLIVSLGSSTVIGNIIAGFVITYMRAFKQGDRIKLNDTVGNVIEKTAFVTRLRTIKNEIVTIPNSFIMSSQTVNYTSSARTYGLIIHSEVTIGYDAPWRKVHQLLIDAAKATPGVMPEPAPFVLETALSDFYPVYQINAYIQEANNMTTIYSALHQNIQDYFDKAGVEIMSPHYTAFRNGNASTIPKEEETKTN
- the radA gene encoding DNA repair protein RadA, translating into MAKTKTVYVCSNCGADSPKWIGKCPNCGEWNTYVEEIVATKDPAAKRIIPGIRETGKVRPVLLRDITSEEETRIDLKDEELNRVLGGGLVKGSLVLIGGEPGIGKSTLVLQTVLRLNNLKTLYVSGEESSRQLKLRADRIAHENPECFILSETNLEQIFIQARNVQPDLLIIDSIQTIYTELVESSPGSVSQVRECSAAILKYAKESGVPVLLIGHINKEGSIAGPKVLEHIVDTVLQFEGDQHYMYRILRSIKNRFGSTAELGIYEMRQDGLREVSNPSELLLTQNHEGLSGVAIAAAIEGIRPFLIETQALVSSAVYGTPQRSATGFDLRRMNMLLAVLEKRAGFKLIQKDVFLNIAGGLKVNDPAIDLAVISAILSSSLDISIEQGVCMCGEVGLSGEIRPVNRIEQRILEAEKLGFTRIIIPHNNLKGFDTAKCKIQIIQVKKVEEAFRQLFG
- a CDS encoding ferredoxin domain-containing protein: MIQNEREIRHEHVLEAVRQMMTAARTAPKGKGIDIIEIAMVTDEDIQRLSDEMLKVAAETGLKFFLRDADNVLSAEAVVILGTRQQVQGLNCAHCGFDTCVEKPAEVPCTINSVDLGIAIGSACATASDLRLDTRVMFSAGLAAQRLGWLGEDSKCVMAIPVSASSKNPFFDRKPKEHPVK
- a CDS encoding NAD(P)/FAD-dependent oxidoreductase, with product MIQELQLRILPEEAANEQSLKQVVARETGAAPKEIQAVRVLKRSIDARQRTIYVNVKLRAFINEQPEEPEFQSIEYKDVSAGKQVVVVGAGPGGLFAALRLIELGLRPVIIERGKNVRERKKDIALISREHTVNSESNYSFGEGGAGAYSDGKLYTRSKKRGSVDKILNVFCQHGASTSILADAHPHIGTDKLPRVIENIREQIIRCGGEVHFETRMDALIIEKDEVIGVETHTGKSFYGPVILATGHSARDVYRYLYEKQIPIEAKGIAVGVRLEHPQELIDQIQYHRREGRGKYLPAAEYSFVTQANGRGVYSFCMCPGGFVVPAASGPKQVVVNGMSPSNRGSRWSNSGMVVEIRPEDYSELMKQEEMTVPADSPLALLAFQERLEEVCWLNGGMKQTAPAQRMNDFVNKKNSFDLPVSSYTPGLLASPLHFWMPEFVTSRLRDGFRYFGKTSKGFLTNEALMIGVETRTSSPVRILRDRDTYQHITLKGLFPCGEGAGYAGGIVSAAIDGERCAEGVAAMGT
- a CDS encoding KamA family radical SAM protein gives rise to the protein MIKRKELTYDNSYLLRVFNRDFPHLVTMAEESLNVKLFREALRSFVSSRIEINGGGSNMGNAVAKRILLLIEYDGSPIDELSTGEEMPIQTITYFWQLLAGKLTEEVSPDLFIDLYHQFMLLEHPEVAEPDRALVKRQMNRWPTGLDEDVIAIREANKDRIIKRLIRKIERRNAPSSRFQFSPEMTYDEKYDQVKEWWNTARFHLSLAIKSPTELNYFLGESLSEEMMHLLARARKKGMPFFVTPYYLSLLNPEKDGYDDQAIRSYILYSNELVDTYGSIKAWEKEDIVEAGKPNAAGWLLPEGHNIHRRYPEVAILIPDSMGRACGGLCASCQRMYDFQSERLNFDFEALKPKETWDKKLRRLMHYFEEDAQLRDILITGGDALMSQNATLRKILDAVYKMAVRKRKANELRPEGEKLAELQRVRLGSRLLAYLPLRITDELVSVLREFKEKASTVGVSQFIIQTHFQSPLEVTPEAKRAIKAILDAGWVITNQLVYTVAASRRGHTAKLRQTLNSVGVICYYTFSVKGFHENYAVFTPNSRSLQEQHEEKIFGRVPDDKLAELDDIVTNKRPLGRKLYNFLRENHLLFAATDRNVLNLPAIGKSMTFKTVGLTAEGKRILRFDHDTGRRHSPIINKLGQVYIVENKSVAAYLRQLEEMGEDVKEYRSIWNYCEGKTEPRFSLYEYPDYPFMITEKMTNLELESE